In Euphorbia lathyris chromosome 2, ddEupLath1.1, whole genome shotgun sequence, the sequence TCTTAGATTTTCCATCAAATCATCGCGGATACAAGTGTTATGACATCTCCACAAAGAAGATCATTCTCTGCAGACACGTTATTTTTGATGAAAATACCTTTCCTTTTACCCAACCTAATCCCTTCCACTCTTTGACTACACCTACCTCTCATCCCTCCCTTTCACCCTCCTCTTTTCTTAACCCGCCCGCCCACCCGACACCACCTACCCGGCCCAACGCCCCACTACCAACCCAACCCATATCACCTCCACCGCCCTACCCGCCTCTCGGCCAGCTCCATCTCCGGGCCCAAGCCCGCCACACCAATCTTCTACCCCCCATTTACCTCCCTCTCCTCTCGAGTCCATCTCTCCTGGCCCATCAACACCTCTTCCCCCATTAAACATGAACCCACTAACTCCCCCTCTCACACCACCAAACATTACCCCGAGCCTGCCAGCAACTCCCCCTACCCACACCATGCGGACACATGCCCAAGACATCATTTTTAAGCCTATTCGAAAATTAAACCTTCATGTTTCCACCACCATCTCTCCTCTTCCTTCTAACCCTTCTGTTGCATTGCGTGATCCCAATTGGCGGAATGCCATGACCGAGGAATTTGATGCTCTTATtaaaaataagacgtgggtcctTGTACCCCGTCCTCCTAATGCTAATATTTTGCgaagttggtggattttcaggcataAGATCAATGCTGATGGCTCTTTTGAGCGATATAAGGCCCGCTTGGTTGGCAATGGAGCAAATCAATTGGTGGGGGTTGATTGCGGGGAAACTTTCAGTCCAGTTGTGAAGCCAGCCACTATTCGAGCAGTTCTAAGCATTGCtctttccaaaaattggggtCTTCACCAACTCGACGTCAAAAATGCCTTTCTACATGGTGACCTTCATGAGACTGTATACATGCATCAGCCTTTGGGGTTTCGAGATCCTGCTAGACCTGATTATGTATGTTTGCTCCAAAAATCTCTATATGGTCTCAAACAGGCCCCTCGGGCTTGGTATCAACGGTTTGCAACCTTTCTCTCTACTTTGGGTTTTGCTCATAGTATGTCTGATCACTCACTTTTTGTGTTTCGCCAAGGCACGGAGATTGCTTATTTTCTTCTTTATATTGATGATATTGTTCTAACGGCCTCATCTGATAAATTGCGTTCCTCCATCATCACTAAATTGAGTAATGAATTTTCCATGAAAGATTTAGGGCCGTTGAACTACTTCCTAGGGATCTCTGTCACTCGCTCACCTGGCTCTCTCTTCCTTTCTCAAAAGAAATATGCTTCAGAAATTATAGAGAAAGCTGGTCTCAGCTCTTCGAATCCTTGTGCCACTCCGGTTGACACCAAACAAAAGCTTAGCATCTCCTCCGGATCCTCATACCATGACCCTTCGGAATACCGAAGCCTAGCAGACGCCTTACAGTACTTGACTCTTACTCGTCCCGATATATCCTATGCGGTTCAGCAATTGTGTTTATTCATGCATGATCCAAAAACACAGCATATGGCAGCCATAAAGCCCATTCTTCGGTATATCAAAGGTACATTGGATCTCGGTCTTACTCTCACTCCATCATCTCTTGGTTCATTGGTCTCTTACACTGACGCCGATTGGGGAGGTTGTCCGAATACCCAACGTTCCACCTCtggttattgtgtttttcttgggGACAATCTCATCTCCTGGTCCGCCAAGAGGCAACCAACCCTCTCTCGCTCGAGTGCCGAAGCCGAGTATAAGGGCGTCGCAaatgttgtctccgaaacttgtTGGATTTGAAATCTCTTACTCGAACTTCATTGTCCCATTCGAAAGTCCACTTTGGTTTATTGTGATAATGTCAGTGTCGTTTATTTGTCCGAGAATCCTGTTCAGCACCAGCGGACCAAACATGTCGAGATGGATATACATTTTGTACGGGAAAAAGTCGCCAAAGGCGAGGTTCGAGTTCTTCATGTTCCTTCTCGACATCAACTTGcggacatcttcaccaaaggcCTTCCTTCTGTATTGTTTGATGATTTTCGGGCTAGTCTCAGCGTGCGTCCTCCTCCCatttcgactacgggggtgtgTTAGATATTGTTATATATGTTAATATTCTCTCTTTATTGTATTTCCTATTATAATTACCTCTAGCATAATTATAGGAATTATACCATAATTGTATTGTATTTCCTATTATAATTACCTCTAGCATAATTATAGGAATCATACTACTGTATAAATACCCTTTTCATGATTAATAGAAAATCAAGGGATTCACAATCCAACAAAAAATGGAGTAGATAGTTGGAGAATGTTAGTATAGTAACTCTATAATTGAAAATAGAGAATGAAAAAATAGAGttgaaataagaaaaatagaatAGATGGTTGGAGATGGTCTAAGCCCctaattatatatacccccaTTGAAAATTAGGCGAAACTGATCGCCGGATAAAACCGGCAAATGAGAGTCCCACATGTTTCTCATGGTACTGAGATATCAAGTAGTTGTAAAATGGGTCCTGTGGTATTAAACAATTTCTTCCGGTcacaaaaaaaacccatgtggtttgatgttgttccaaaaaaacccttgtggtttgtttttacaaaaaaaaagggcCGTGGTTTCatcgttacccgaaaaacggaaaatgacttaacaccgttaaaagtgctgacgtggcaaggggtagagttggaaaagtattttttttttatttttttttttattttttctttctctcctccttcttcttcttcttcttcttcttcttcttcttcttcttcttcttcttcttcttcttcttcttcttcttcttcttcttcttctcttcttcttctttttttcatcttttttttcttttttttttaatttccagaattctggaatgaaaattttccagaaatttttaacaacaacaaaaaaaaatctactaCAATTCTCAAAATTTCAAGAGCCAACtaacacagatatttttttgAACTAATAtcgattaatttaaaatttaaaacctGAACAATGAATTTGAAAACCACATcgctttttgtttttattaaaatcttcATTTGAACATGTCTCTGTAACGCAAAAGAGAATCCAATCTCTGCAACTTCAATTGTTGTTTAAACTTAGTGATGAAATCATTAGCCTTGGCGTCAACACCTTCCCCTTCTTCATCATCACCAAACGACGCCGTTTTTCCTATCCTCGCCGTTTCAGGTCTTCTCCGTTCAACTCTTTTTCCAGAAATTGGAATATTCAAAGAAATTAAACGGTCGAAAATGGAATATTCAAAGAAATTGGTCTAAAATGTAACTTTATGGGGGAGAAATGTAAgtgaaattaattaatgaattaaaattgaaaatctttAATCTAATAAAAATAGTTGAAACAGAGAAGCATTGAGCTTCTCCTCCACTTATAATAAATACACCTTTTAATAACAGAAAAGTCTCCAAAATTTCAAAATAGGAAAATTATATTCTAGAATGTTCATATTAGTTTCCTAAGATTGCAATAGAAGTTCATAAAAAGCACACAACAACCTTGGATAGTAAGTAGtgaaattatttaatttttaattttcatataagaATATATTTACGCGGTTTAAATTTAGAATCACTTACTGGGCAATTTAATTAGCTTCTTTCGGAAgcagaaaatgtatatatatatatatatacatgtaattGTTCTAAATAACCACATcagttttcttcttctcctttgaGTTCAAGTGttcccaaaataattaattaaagtcTTCTGTTTTTGTTATTGTGGTTGTAAGATGGAAAATGGAACCGGGTATAGATTTCATCCGACAGATGAAGAATTAGTAAATTATTATTTGAAGCTAAAAATGCTTGGCCGCAATGATCAAGTTTGCACGATCCCTGAAATCAATCTACTCAAGCTTGAGCCTTGGGAGATATCTGGTAATTACTAATATTTCTCTTCGTTTATTAATAACTAGTTTtaggcccgtgcgatgcacggattcatcttaatatataaatattaataaaaatataatctaataattataattaatgacataaaagtgctatataaattaaatattattattttattttcatatttactttaaataatctttttatagataaatataataatagaattaaaactaatctatatattataattatataataatagaattaaattctgtagaactcttagatatagtacagataaaataatctttttatagataaatataataatagaattaaaattaatatattatatattatattatattttttattaataaaaaaaggaggaagtgacacctcagttccatcgttactgttttatattatatatagattagagTAATATTTGTCTTCTGTAAGcttatttgattatttattgTTGAATTAATGATTCATAGGCAAGGCAATGGCGATGTCGAATGACCCGAATGACCAAGTGTGGTACTTCTTTTGTGCTCCGAATTACAAGTATTTGAATAGTCAGAGAGAAGATAGGAAGACCAAGGCTGGATTCTGGAAAGTTACTGGCAAAGATCGTAAGATCCTCAAAACTGGCGTGAAAAAGACTCTCGTTTTCCACCAAGGTCATGCTTCTAATGCTGTCAGGACAAGTTGGGTTATCCATCAGTACAATGCCACTTTTGATTTCCCTATCAAAGTGCGTATACTTATCCGTCGTTTTAATTTCCCTTTTCAATTAAGTTATTTATACGGAGATGATGATTTGTGAAATCACCAACTCAATAGCCTATAAGGCTGGTTTATTGTAGAAATTATTCGTAATATTTGCCATTATTCCATGCAGAAGAATTTTGCTATAtgcaaattaaagaaaaagataGATTCAGAAGATATGCCAGCACTGAACTTGGAATATGGTCAATCCAGTGCTAACTATGCGGATAATCAAAATTCTTATTATGCTTCAAATTATGGAGGATTTAATAATCAACTCCCTTCTACTTCTACAAATAATCCAAGAGAggtatattattataaattaagCACTTTGATATTATTAATaagtatatatctatattattaagctcaatgttggttgttatatatttatacaGGATCATTCCGATGAAATGCAAGCATACATGCAATCATTTGATGAGTATAAAGAAATGGATTACAATCTTAACTCCGCACTTCAGTGGTCAAATGCCAATCATTATTATGGCTAATCATATGTCTTAATTAGAGATAATTTTAGTTACAAGTAATTAAGTCAGTTGCATTATGTTCTAGTTAATTCTTATGTATTTTCAATTGTCGGTTTACTTCTTTTTGTTCTATGTAGTTAAGTATATAATGACATTATTCAAATGTAGCTATAATCTTCCGTTTTTGAAACAACTGTCATATAAGTAAAATTTATCCCTGTAGAAATATTATCATGTTATGAAATCTAGATTACAAGTaatatttcttttagaaaacGTTAATAGTGTATTAATGTATATAAGttagaatatataaaaaatatataccaAATGTTGATTGATACACCTTTCAAAATCAGATGTTGTGTGTTCGAACTTATCCTCttcaaaaacaataaaaaatatgaaagatCTAAACTTTAAAACGATTTAAACTTGACACTAAAAACTTGTTGCAATTAAAGATTTTATTCACAAAACTTGACACTAAAAATTTGTTGCAATTAAAGATTTTATTCACAAAAATTGACACATCAAATGTTGATATTTTTAATCCCTCCACACCATAGAACTCAACATATAATGTTGGTGGAAGTATGTATGACATGACATCTTGGTATAGTCGGGTTAACAACACCAACATTTGAAATGTCAATTTCTGTTAGTGATGTCTTTAATTGCGTATTTGAAAAACGTTAAGAttgaaattataatgttttgtatgtcaagattaatttttttttttacaactttaAGCTATTTTAATATCTTATTCcttgattaattaaaagttatACACCAAACTATAAAATGGACTAAAAATTATACACCACATATTTTCAACACAAATTAGATTATcaattcaaataaaatttacatttcaagataaaatttataaatgaaaaataataatttaaggGCTTAATATAACAAAAACAATAAGTATAAAAATGAACCATCCAACTTAACTAATTTCCAAAATCAATAGTGGGATTTAAAAGTTTGATGACGGTAACTTGTATCcttagttaaaaaaataaagcaaaatcaATGAACACCTTTAGTATTTTTATCCTTTtcgattttttcaatttttaatatataactaATTTTAGACATGTGCTTTgcacaaatttttttatttaatttcatcattattgtataaatgtctaaaaatttacaaattataattttaataaatatataatcattaaaatttattttaataatttttttaatatattacgCATTAaagtattaaaaaataataaatcattcagccagcattattaaatattttttaaaactaaattttgaaaataattacgTGTTTTTCCATTATCATCAATATTAATAACTTTATACTTTCTAATATTAGTAAATTTCAATTAACACCTTAAAATGATCATTGATGACCataattttgaggtcgttaaaaGTCATCTTGAAGCATTAACTAAAGTTTATAGTGGCTAtaatgttaaaaagt encodes:
- the LOC136216745 gene encoding NAC domain-containing protein 86-like — protein: MENGTGYRFHPTDEELVNYYLKLKMLGRNDQVCTIPEINLLKLEPWEISGKAMAMSNDPNDQVWYFFCAPNYKYLNSQREDRKTKAGFWKVTGKDRKILKTGVKKTLVFHQGHASNAVRTSWVIHQYNATFDFPIKKNFAICKLKKKIDSEDMPALNLEYGQSSANYADNQNSYYASNYGGFNNQLPSTSTNNPREDHSDEMQAYMQSFDEYKEMDYNLNSALQWSNANHYYG